A genomic window from Flavobacterium hankyongi includes:
- a CDS encoding REP-associated tyrosine transposase, translated as MSTKYKATTTDEAYFITITTVGWIDVFTRLNQKQNIINALHYCQLHKGLEIYAYCIMSSHLHLLCKATDGFILSDVIRDFKKFTSKKIIQTIIDEPESRREWLLEYFKKTCEHLKREQHYKVWQDGYHAEQIYSNSFIKQKINYIHNNPVKDKIVSLPEDYYFSSARNYAGLENDLELILLDLF; from the coding sequence ATGTCAACAAAATATAAAGCCACAACTACAGATGAAGCCTATTTTATCACTATTACAACTGTAGGCTGGATAGATGTGTTTACAAGATTAAATCAAAAACAAAACATCATCAATGCACTACACTACTGCCAGTTACATAAAGGACTCGAAATTTATGCTTATTGCATTATGTCAAGTCATTTACACTTGCTTTGCAAAGCTACAGATGGTTTCATTTTATCAGATGTCATCAGAGATTTTAAAAAATTTACTTCAAAAAAGATAATCCAAACTATAATTGATGAGCCTGAAAGTCGAAGAGAATGGTTATTAGAGTATTTTAAAAAAACGTGCGAACATTTAAAAAGAGAGCAGCATTATAAGGTTTGGCAAGATGGTTATCATGCAGAACAGATTTATAGCAATTCGTTTATAAAACAGAAGATAAACTATATTCATAATAATCCTGTAAAAGACAAAATAGTGTCATTACCAGAAGATTATTATTTTAGCTCAGCAAGAAATTATGCGGGTTTAGAAAATGATTTAGAACTGATTTTGTTAGATTTGTTTTAA
- a CDS encoding DHH family phosphoesterase — translation MNEQDIEAIKTLLASPKKIIIIPHRNQDGDSMGSTLGLYHFLIQLQHEVTVISPNEFADYLAWMPDADKVLLFEENNEACEPKLNEADIIFTLDFNALHRTGEFMGSFLEKLDKTFIMIDHHQLPDGYAKYMYSDTKMSSTCEMVYHFITQLGQEDLINATVGTCLYTGLVTDTGSFRFSSTTSTTLRVAANLVDKGVNSAQIHNNLFDTSSYNRLQLLGKALQNMKLMPEYKTSYITLTQEELDSHYYQKGDTEGFVNYGLTIDGIDFTAIFIENKSEGIIKISFRSQGHFDVNQFARDYFNGGGHINAAGGKSLETLEETVAKFIKIVKETKK, via the coding sequence ATGAATGAACAAGATATTGAAGCAATAAAAACACTATTAGCTTCACCAAAAAAAATAATTATAATACCACATCGCAATCAGGATGGAGACTCTATGGGCTCGACCTTAGGATTGTATCATTTTTTGATTCAGTTGCAACACGAAGTAACTGTAATTTCACCCAACGAATTTGCAGATTATTTAGCTTGGATGCCTGATGCCGATAAAGTATTGCTTTTTGAAGAAAATAATGAAGCTTGCGAACCTAAATTAAACGAGGCTGACATTATTTTTACTTTAGATTTTAACGCACTTCATAGAACTGGTGAGTTCATGGGAAGTTTTTTGGAAAAATTAGATAAAACTTTCATCATGATAGACCATCATCAGTTACCAGATGGATATGCAAAATACATGTATTCTGATACTAAAATGAGTTCGACCTGTGAAATGGTGTATCATTTTATCACTCAATTGGGTCAAGAAGATTTAATAAATGCTACTGTTGGCACTTGTTTATATACAGGTTTAGTGACCGATACTGGTTCATTTCGATTTTCATCAACAACTAGCACCACTTTACGCGTTGCAGCCAATTTAGTAGACAAAGGTGTTAACAGTGCTCAAATTCACAACAACTTATTTGATACAAGTTCGTACAATAGATTACAGCTTTTAGGAAAGGCTTTACAAAACATGAAGCTTATGCCTGAATACAAAACTTCCTATATTACTCTTACTCAAGAAGAGCTTGATTCACATTATTATCAAAAAGGAGATACAGAAGGTTTTGTTAATTATGGATTAACTATTGACGGAATCGATTTTACTGCTATCTTTATCGAAAATAAATCGGAAGGAATCATTAAAATTTCATTCCGTTCTCAAGGTCACTTTGATGTAAATCAGTTTGCCAGAGATTATTTTAACGGTGGAGGGCATATAAATGCAGCTGGCGGAAAATCATTAGAGACATTGGAAGAAACCGTTGCCAAATTCATCAAAATTGTAAAAGAAACTAAAAAGTAA
- the gldI gene encoding gliding motility-associated peptidyl-prolyl isomerase GldI, producing MKALKIVGCLLLGMNLVTCCSQKQEARRPVSHASGEFMKQSVERNKKLNQNEESIIANIIKKDTASDYIASTKGYWYTYLAKNEASTEKPEKGEIAFFDYEIKDLNGKTIYSQTELKPQQYRVDKQDMLIGIRYGLKLMNTGDKVKFLFPSHLAFGYHGDNNRIGTNQPLMCIVTLNDVKPDPTAKPETKIE from the coding sequence ATGAAGGCTTTAAAAATTGTAGGATGTTTACTTCTTGGCATGAATTTAGTTACTTGTTGTTCACAAAAACAAGAAGCAAGAAGACCTGTTTCTCATGCTTCGGGTGAGTTTATGAAACAATCAGTAGAAAGAAATAAAAAATTAAACCAAAACGAAGAAAGCATTATTGCTAATATCATTAAAAAAGATACAGCTTCAGATTATATTGCTTCGACAAAAGGATATTGGTACACCTATTTAGCTAAAAACGAAGCCTCGACAGAAAAACCTGAAAAAGGTGAAATTGCTTTCTTTGATTACGAAATTAAAGATTTAAACGGTAAGACCATTTATTCTCAAACCGAATTGAAGCCTCAGCAATATAGAGTTGACAAACAAGACATGCTGATTGGAATACGATACGGTCTTAAACTAATGAATACAGGCGATAAGGTTAAATTCCTTTTCCCTTCTCATTTGGCTTTTGGGTATCATGGTGACAATAACAGAATTGGCACGAACCAACCTTTAATGTGTATTGTTACACTTAATGATGTTAAACCAGACCCTACAGCAAAACCAGAAACTAAAATTGAATAA
- a CDS encoding peptidylprolyl isomerase — MNRMTSLFLSFFAFLFSCNSGDQNLPDGMYAELETSKGKIVLQLEYEKTPVTVANFVALAEGKNTMVNEKYSGKPFYDGLKFHRVIADFMIQGGDPDGNGSGGPGYKFKDEIVPELKHTGAGILSMANAGPGTNGSQFFITHKATPWLDGRHTVFGHVVTGQDVVNAIAQDDVIKKVTIIRKGAKAKKFDAAKIFKDHVQNQVAEQKANEAKYAKVKADKVAAFAQAKASGTKTESGLVYNIIQKGSGKKPVAGSTVYVNYAGYFEDGNLFDSSYADINKAYGKWDAQRAAQNGYQPFPFQAGKKDGLIPGFLEGLEKMNIGDKALLFIPSNLGYGAQGAGGVIPPNTNLVFELELLEVMPNATLTK; from the coding sequence ATGAATCGAATGACAAGTTTATTTTTAAGTTTTTTCGCTTTCTTATTTTCATGCAATTCAGGTGATCAAAATTTACCTGACGGAATGTATGCAGAATTAGAAACAAGCAAAGGAAAAATCGTTTTACAATTAGAATACGAAAAAACTCCGGTAACGGTTGCCAACTTCGTTGCATTAGCCGAAGGAAAAAACACTATGGTTAATGAAAAATACAGCGGCAAACCTTTTTATGACGGATTAAAATTTCATAGAGTTATTGCTGATTTCATGATTCAAGGTGGTGATCCTGACGGAAACGGTTCTGGAGGACCAGGATATAAATTTAAAGATGAAATAGTTCCTGAATTAAAACATACAGGAGCAGGAATTTTGTCGATGGCAAATGCTGGACCAGGTACAAATGGTTCACAATTTTTTATTACTCACAAAGCAACACCTTGGTTAGACGGTCGTCATACAGTATTTGGTCATGTGGTAACTGGTCAAGATGTTGTAAATGCTATTGCTCAAGATGATGTAATTAAAAAAGTTACTATCATCCGTAAAGGTGCAAAAGCTAAAAAGTTTGATGCAGCAAAAATCTTTAAAGATCACGTGCAAAATCAAGTAGCTGAACAAAAGGCTAATGAAGCTAAATATGCAAAAGTAAAAGCGGATAAAGTAGCGGCATTTGCACAAGCTAAAGCATCAGGAACAAAAACAGAATCTGGATTAGTTTATAACATTATCCAAAAAGGTTCTGGCAAAAAGCCAGTAGCAGGTTCTACAGTATATGTTAACTACGCTGGATATTTTGAAGATGGCAACTTATTTGATTCAAGTTATGCAGATATAAATAAAGCATACGGGAAATGGGATGCTCAACGTGCTGCTCAAAATGGCTACCAACCTTTCCCTTTCCAAGCTGGAAAAAAAGATGGTTTAATCCCAGGCTTTTTAGAAGGTTTAGAGAAAATGAACATTGGTGACAAAGCATTACTTTTCATTCCATCAAATTTAGGATACGGAGCTCAAGGTGCTGGTGGTGTTATTCCTCCTAATACTAATTTAGTTTTCGAATTAGAATTATTAGAAGTTATGCCAAATGCAACTTTAACGAAATAA
- a CDS encoding AIR synthase related protein — protein MSSDTSKRYALRGVSAAKEDVHNAIKNIDKGLFPKAFCKIVPDYLTNDDDYCLIMHADGAGTKSSLAYMYWKETGDISVWKGIAQDALIMNIDDLLCVGAVDNIMLSSTIGRNKNLIPGEVLSAIINGTEELIEELKSFGVTINSTGGETADVGDLVRTIIVDSTVTARMKRSDVIDNANIKVGDVIVGLASFGQAKYEKSYNGGMGSNGLTSARHDVFAKYLAEKYPESYDASVPTDLVYSGNVKLTDTVEGSPIDAGKLVLSPTRTYAPIIKKILEKYTPNDIHGMVHCSGGAQTKVLHFVDNVHVIKDNLFPVPPLFKLIQEQSGTDWKEMYQVFNSGHRMELYVPAEIASDIIEISNSFGVDAQIVGRVEASDDKKLTITSEFGTFEY, from the coding sequence ATGAGTTCAGATACTTCAAAAAGGTATGCACTTCGTGGCGTTTCTGCTGCCAAAGAAGATGTGCATAATGCTATCAAAAACATTGACAAAGGATTATTCCCAAAGGCATTTTGTAAAATTGTTCCAGATTATTTAACAAACGATGATGATTATTGCTTAATCATGCACGCAGACGGTGCAGGGACAAAATCATCATTGGCATACATGTATTGGAAAGAGACAGGTGATATTTCTGTTTGGAAAGGTATTGCTCAGGATGCATTAATCATGAATATTGATGATTTATTGTGTGTGGGTGCTGTCGATAATATTATGTTGTCTTCAACCATTGGAAGAAATAAAAATCTGATTCCTGGTGAAGTACTTTCAGCAATCATCAATGGGACAGAAGAATTAATAGAAGAATTAAAATCATTTGGTGTTACCATCAATTCTACTGGCGGTGAAACTGCCGATGTGGGAGATTTGGTACGCACAATTATAGTAGATTCTACAGTTACAGCACGTATGAAACGTAGCGATGTAATCGATAATGCTAATATTAAGGTAGGTGATGTTATCGTAGGATTAGCTTCTTTTGGTCAGGCAAAATACGAGAAATCATATAATGGCGGAATGGGTAGTAACGGATTAACTTCTGCCCGTCACGATGTTTTTGCTAAATATTTGGCAGAAAAATATCCTGAAAGTTACGATGCTTCGGTTCCAACTGATTTAGTGTATTCAGGAAATGTAAAATTGACAGATACTGTAGAAGGTTCTCCTATAGATGCTGGTAAATTGGTGTTATCACCAACACGTACTTACGCACCTATTATTAAAAAAATACTAGAAAAATATACTCCAAACGACATTCACGGAATGGTACATTGTAGCGGTGGAGCACAAACAAAAGTGTTGCACTTTGTAGACAATGTACATGTGATTAAAGATAATTTATTCCCTGTGCCTCCTTTGTTCAAATTGATTCAGGAGCAATCTGGAACCGATTGGAAAGAAATGTATCAGGTTTTTAACTCTGGTCACCGTATGGAATTGTATGTTCCTGCAGAAATCGCTTCAGATATTATAGAAATTTCTAATTCTTTTGGAGTAGATGCGCAAATCGTAGGTAGAGTAGAAGCTTCAGACGACAAAAAACTGACTATTACATCTGAATTTGGTACTTTTGAATATTAG
- a CDS encoding OmpA family protein: MKNLVVLLLFGLVASLKINAQEQYSIYFDSNKHTLNTSEYESFLNWMMKNKESKILSMYGFTDEDGTNQYNDTLAVKRVESIYKIINGKVKIREDFKKISFGENFQQSPNKKENRKVIIYYLLSKDLSREEEILGLKAKGYTIKKKPSFPSKVTVTNPNGTKSEYSLDVNFMKTLNEAQKGQKLKIENLNFILNTFAVTNESRGKLYELLLVMQNNPKLKIDIQGHVCCVKSDKQDLSTQRAKAVYKFLEINEIDKARMSYQGFGSTQPLFVLPEKTEIERAANRRVEIEIIAN; the protein is encoded by the coding sequence ATGAAGAATTTGGTTGTGTTATTGTTGTTTGGTCTTGTAGCATCTTTAAAAATAAATGCTCAGGAACAATATTCTATTTATTTTGACAGTAATAAGCATACTTTAAACACCTCTGAATACGAGTCATTCCTCAATTGGATGATGAAAAACAAAGAGTCTAAAATTTTATCGATGTATGGTTTTACAGATGAAGATGGAACCAATCAATACAACGATACTTTAGCAGTAAAAAGAGTTGAATCAATCTATAAAATCATTAACGGAAAAGTGAAAATTCGTGAAGATTTTAAAAAGATAAGTTTTGGTGAAAACTTTCAGCAATCTCCTAATAAAAAAGAAAATAGAAAGGTTATTATTTATTACTTACTTTCCAAAGATTTGTCACGCGAAGAAGAAATTTTGGGATTAAAAGCAAAAGGATATACTATTAAGAAAAAACCATCTTTCCCAAGTAAAGTAACGGTTACGAATCCTAACGGCACAAAATCGGAATATAGCTTAGATGTTAACTTTATGAAGACATTAAATGAAGCTCAAAAAGGTCAAAAACTAAAAATAGAGAACCTAAATTTTATTTTAAATACGTTTGCTGTAACTAATGAATCAAGAGGTAAATTGTACGAATTACTCTTGGTAATGCAAAACAATCCAAAACTCAAAATCGATATTCAAGGTCATGTGTGTTGTGTAAAATCAGACAAGCAAGATTTATCTACACAACGAGCCAAAGCTGTTTATAAGTTTTTAGAAATCAATGAAATTGATAAGGCACGCATGAGTTACCAAGGTTTTGGAAGTACGCAGCCATTATTTGTTTTACCTGAAAAAACAGAAATAGAACGAGCAGCCAACCGCCGCGTAGAAATTGAAATAATTGCAAACTAA
- a CDS encoding glutamine synthetase III, with amino-acid sequence MATLRFQSLQKATSRKPVAVEELDRKSAIFGTNVFGDKAMRQFLTPEAYKAVQSAIQHGTKIDRKLAEYIAMGMKEWALSKGVTHYTHWFQPLTGTTAEKHDAFFETSMDGSDPVEKFGGSQLVQQEPDASSFPNGGIRNTFEARGYTAWDPTSPAFIFGTTLCIPTVFVSYTGEALDNKTPLLRALHAIDTAATDVAKYFDKNVKKITPTLGWEQEYFLVDSALAYSRPDILATGRTLLGHTSSKGQQLDDHYFGSIPTRVLQYMRDLENECMLLGIPVKTRHNEVAPNQFELAPIFEETNLAVDHNSLLMDVMQKVAERHDFKVLFHEKPFKGVNGSGKHNNWSLATDTGINLLSPGKTPMSNLQFLTFFINTIKAVHDYEELLRASIASASNDHRLGANEAPPAIISVFIGQQLTKVLAELEGVSNGKLSPEEKTDLKLNVVGKLPDVLLDNTDRNRTSPFAFTGNKFEFRAVGSSANCAVSMTTLNSIVAKQLIDFKAEVDALIDKKGLKKDEAIFNVLREYIKVTKNILFEGDGYSEAWEKEAKKRGLSNHKTTPKALKSKVSKIAMDLFHELGVMNHVEVEARYEIELEEYTKKIQIEGRVLGDIARNHVIPTAIRYQNILIENVKGLKEIFGKDFEKIAKEQIGLIKEISEHIEGINSNVDAMIEERKKANNLTSTEKMAEAYCDKVKPYFDVIREHCDKLELLVDDEIWTLTKYRELLFTK; translated from the coding sequence ATGGCAACACTACGATTTCAATCTCTACAAAAAGCGACTAGCAGAAAGCCGGTAGCAGTGGAAGAACTAGACAGAAAGTCGGCAATTTTTGGTACAAACGTTTTTGGCGATAAAGCCATGCGACAATTTTTAACTCCAGAAGCTTATAAAGCAGTACAAAGCGCTATTCAGCACGGAACTAAAATTGACCGTAAATTAGCAGAATACATCGCTATGGGGATGAAAGAATGGGCGTTGTCTAAAGGAGTTACTCACTATACACACTGGTTCCAACCTTTAACAGGTACTACTGCTGAAAAACACGATGCTTTCTTTGAAACATCTATGGACGGTAGTGATCCAGTAGAGAAATTCGGTGGAAGTCAATTAGTACAGCAGGAGCCAGATGCTTCTTCTTTCCCTAATGGTGGAATTAGAAATACTTTTGAAGCTCGTGGATATACAGCATGGGATCCAACATCTCCTGCGTTCATCTTTGGTACTACTTTATGTATTCCAACGGTTTTCGTATCTTATACTGGGGAAGCGCTGGATAATAAAACGCCTTTGTTAAGAGCGTTACATGCTATCGATACAGCTGCAACGGATGTAGCTAAATATTTTGATAAAAACGTTAAAAAAATTACGCCAACATTAGGTTGGGAACAGGAATATTTCCTTGTAGACAGTGCTTTGGCTTATTCACGTCCTGATATCTTGGCAACAGGAAGAACGTTATTGGGGCACACGTCTTCTAAAGGGCAACAATTGGATGATCATTATTTTGGTTCGATTCCAACGCGTGTATTACAATACATGAGAGACCTTGAAAATGAGTGCATGTTATTAGGTATTCCGGTAAAAACACGTCATAACGAGGTGGCTCCTAACCAGTTTGAGTTGGCTCCAATTTTTGAAGAGACTAACTTGGCTGTGGATCATAACTCTTTGTTAATGGATGTTATGCAAAAAGTGGCAGAGCGTCATGACTTTAAAGTATTATTCCACGAAAAGCCTTTCAAAGGAGTAAATGGTTCAGGTAAACACAATAACTGGTCATTGGCAACAGATACGGGAATTAACTTGTTAAGTCCTGGTAAAACGCCTATGAGTAACTTACAGTTCTTAACGTTCTTCATCAATACGATCAAAGCGGTTCACGACTATGAAGAATTATTGAGAGCATCAATCGCTTCGGCAAGTAATGACCACCGTCTTGGTGCTAACGAAGCACCTCCCGCTATCATCTCTGTGTTTATCGGACAACAGTTGACGAAAGTATTGGCTGAATTAGAAGGGGTGTCTAACGGAAAATTATCTCCTGAAGAGAAAACCGATTTAAAACTAAACGTGGTTGGTAAATTACCAGACGTTTTATTGGACAATACCGACAGAAACAGAACGTCTCCGTTCGCCTTCACAGGTAATAAATTCGAATTCCGTGCTGTAGGTTCTTCGGCTAACTGTGCTGTTTCAATGACAACTCTAAACTCAATTGTAGCGAAGCAGTTAATTGATTTCAAAGCGGAAGTAGATGCATTGATCGATAAAAAAGGATTGAAGAAAGATGAAGCAATCTTCAATGTATTGAGAGAATATATCAAAGTAACTAAAAATATCCTTTTCGAAGGAGATGGTTATAGCGAAGCTTGGGAAAAAGAAGCTAAAAAGCGAGGTTTAAGCAATCATAAAACAACTCCAAAAGCATTAAAATCTAAAGTTTCTAAAATAGCAATGGATTTATTCCATGAATTAGGAGTAATGAACCATGTTGAGGTTGAAGCTCGTTACGAAATCGAATTGGAAGAATACACTAAGAAAATTCAAATCGAAGGACGTGTGTTAGGTGATATAGCTCGTAACCATGTTATCCCAACGGCTATTCGTTACCAAAATATCCTAATCGAAAACGTGAAAGGGTTGAAGGAAATTTTTGGAAAGGATTTTGAAAAAATTGCAAAAGAGCAAATCGGTTTAATCAAAGAAATCTCTGAACATATCGAAGGAATCAACAGTAATGTGGATGCTATGATCGAAGAGCGTAAGAAAGCAAATAATTTGACTAGTACCGAAAAAATGGCAGAGGCTTACTGTGATAAAGTGAAACCTTATTTCGATGTTATACGCGAACACTGCGATAAGTTAGAATTATTGGTTGATGACGAAATTTGGACATTGACTAAGTACAGAGAATTATTATTTACAAAATAA
- a CDS encoding TerC family protein: protein MIVWICFLVAVFIFLALDLGVFNKNPHIISTKEASMWTAIWVSLSFAFSGVIYWLYQSGYVANPDQLKPAAATMKYITGYLIELSLSIDNIFVIAVIFASFKIPQKYQHRVLFWGILGAIVFRGLMIYFGVLIINKFSWTTYLFGGFLLFTAIKMLFNSEEDDFEPKESFIYRALGKVMPLTSESDGEKFFIPTKKGRAATPLFVALIVIEVMDVLFAVDSVPAILAITSDPFLVFSSNIFAILGLRSMYFFLANMLEKFSYLEYSLIAILTFVGIKMLLVHYYKFPEWVSLGFIAISLITGILVSIRLGGEEDLEE, encoded by the coding sequence ATGATTGTTTGGATTTGTTTTTTAGTAGCCGTATTTATTTTTCTTGCATTAGACTTAGGGGTTTTTAACAAAAACCCACATATCATTTCCACAAAAGAAGCCAGCATGTGGACAGCAATTTGGGTTTCTTTATCATTTGCTTTTTCAGGCGTTATTTACTGGCTATACCAAAGTGGTTATGTAGCAAATCCTGATCAATTGAAGCCTGCAGCGGCCACAATGAAATACATTACTGGTTATTTAATTGAACTATCCTTAAGTATTGACAATATATTTGTAATAGCCGTAATTTTTGCCTCATTTAAGATTCCGCAAAAATACCAACACCGAGTTTTGTTTTGGGGAATCCTTGGCGCCATTGTTTTTAGAGGATTAATGATATACTTTGGCGTATTAATTATCAACAAATTCAGTTGGACTACCTATTTGTTTGGCGGATTCTTATTGTTCACAGCAATAAAAATGTTATTTAATAGTGAAGAAGATGACTTTGAACCTAAAGAATCTTTTATTTACAGAGCACTAGGCAAAGTCATGCCACTTACTTCAGAAAGTGATGGTGAAAAATTTTTCATACCCACTAAAAAAGGAAGAGCTGCAACCCCTTTATTTGTAGCCTTAATAGTTATTGAAGTAATGGATGTTTTATTTGCTGTTGATAGCGTTCCTGCTATTTTAGCCATTACATCTGATCCATTTTTAGTATTCAGTTCTAATATTTTTGCAATCCTTGGTTTAAGATCCATGTATTTCTTCTTAGCTAATATGCTCGAAAAATTTAGCTACTTAGAATATAGCTTAATAGCGATTTTGACTTTCGTAGGTATTAAAATGCTTTTAGTTCATTACTACAAATTCCCTGAATGGGTTTCATTAGGATTTATTGCAATTTCTTTGATAACTGGCATTTTAGTTTCTATTAGATTAGGAGGAGAAGAAGATTTAGAAGAATAA